A single window of Eucalyptus grandis isolate ANBG69807.140 chromosome 1, ASM1654582v1, whole genome shotgun sequence DNA harbors:
- the LOC104436284 gene encoding protein SLOW GREEN 1, chloroplastic → MARLHSSHAPLHLSLSPNNLRSRSKPPSSSLHSLSFRTLGPPPKFTSARASSSSSDPGPPRRPDPPRALQTACVAFSAAAALFLARFHLNLKPAVAVAAPIAAPPEVETRGEEPGGAGAGEEERAIEEHLSQYGDDVEALRSLMEAKIKSRKLQEAIGILGRLIELEPEEREWPLLKANIYSYSGEFESAKSTFEEILDKDPLRVEAYHGLVMAASEAGDELKELLERIKVAMQRCKKEKKKSEVRDFKLLVAQVRVIEGKYNEALSVYQELVKEEPRDFRPYLCQGILYTLLKKQDEAEKQFKQYRRLVPKNHPYAEYFDDNMFATKFFAQKVERERAGMKS, encoded by the coding sequence ATGGCGAGACTTCACTCCTCCCACGCGCCgctccacctctctctctcccccaacaACCTCCGCTCCCGCTCCAAGCCTCCCTCCTCTTCCCTCCATTCCCTCTCCTTCAGAACCCTCGGGCCGCCGCCGAAATTCACCTCCGCCAGagcctcatcctcatcctccgaCCCCGGGCCCCCCCGGAGGCCCGATCCCCCTCGCGCCCTCCAGACCGCCTGCGTCGCcttctccgccgccgccgcgctctTCCTCGCGCGCTTCCACCTCAACCTCAagcccgccgtcgccgtcgccgccccgATCGCCGCCCCGCCCGAGGTGGAAACCCGCGGCGAGGAGCCCGGCGGGGCCGGGGCCGGCGAAGAGGAGCGGGCCATCGAGGAGCACTTGAGCCAGTACGGGGACGACGTGGAGGCGCTCCGGTCCCTGATGGAGGCCAAGATCAAGTCGAGGAAGCTCCAGGAAGCGATCGGGATCCTCGGTCGCCTGATCGAGCTGGAGCCTGAGGAGCGCGAGTGGCCGCTGCTGAAGGCCAACATCTACAGCTACAGCGGGGAGTTCGAGTCGGCGAAGAGCACGTTCGAGGAGATACTGGACAAGGACCCGCTCCGCGTGGAGGCCTACCACGGCCTCGTGATGGCGGCTTCCGAGGCGGGGGATGAGTTGAAGGAGCTGCTGGAGAGGATTAAGGTGGCAATGCAGAGGtgcaagaaggagaagaagaagtccGAAGTGAGGGACTTCAAGCTTCTGGTCGCTCAAGTTCGGGTCATCGAAGGGAAGTACAATGAGGCTTTGAGTGTGTACCAGGAGCTGGTGAAGGAGGAGCCTAGGGATTTCAGACCCTATTTGTGTCAGGGGATACTCTACACTTTGTTGAAAAAGCAAGATGAGGCGGAGAAGCAATTCAAACAGTACAGGAGGCTTGTTCCAAAGAATCACCCTTACGCTGAGTATTTTGATGATAATATGTTCGCCACCAAGTTCTTTGCGCAAAaggtggagagggagagagcgggcATGAAGAGCTGA